In Rhodohalobacter barkolensis, the following proteins share a genomic window:
- a CDS encoding TRADD-N-associated membrane domain-containing protein: MGTTNNTKLDSAPNTKKDFSEQENNVQKRKGLGDRFSELLRRSLLNHPKFIWAGWMITALAFLCVLPVAYVCWFIFIPELWVWTFEAWWHFLPAAFGFLFLFVMPIWAAMIAGSISNVLLDITLEAEDPEVVKARQTARESEEVAIQRFSGTDTGDLLELLKNSRTDLEAYYTIGLNQSKRSFRHGVLAMWLGFILLLIGITMYIAPVEQLNITRPDPANFNILVIGGSAIIEFVSALFLWVYRSTSIQLNNLYNREMHNHSVVICYKIASTIKDSDDSKRAIIDKVLGREWSYQIPEPTGAKGMRDLITPGVSKSKESS, encoded by the coding sequence ATGGGTACAACAAATAATACCAAATTAGATTCAGCTCCGAACACAAAGAAAGATTTTTCAGAACAGGAAAATAATGTTCAGAAAAGGAAAGGACTTGGAGATCGTTTTTCTGAACTGTTGCGCCGATCACTGCTAAATCACCCAAAATTTATTTGGGCCGGCTGGATGATAACTGCATTGGCTTTTTTGTGCGTTTTACCGGTCGCCTATGTGTGCTGGTTTATTTTTATACCGGAACTTTGGGTCTGGACATTTGAAGCCTGGTGGCATTTTCTGCCGGCTGCATTCGGATTTTTATTTCTTTTTGTGATGCCAATATGGGCAGCTATGATTGCCGGTTCAATCAGCAATGTACTGCTTGATATCACCCTGGAAGCAGAAGACCCCGAAGTAGTAAAGGCTCGCCAAACAGCTCGTGAAAGCGAAGAAGTGGCCATTCAACGATTTAGCGGAACCGACACCGGCGATCTTCTGGAACTGTTGAAAAACAGCCGAACGGATCTGGAGGCCTATTATACCATTGGATTGAATCAATCAAAACGAAGCTTCCGCCATGGTGTGCTGGCCATGTGGCTGGGTTTTATTCTATTGTTGATCGGTATCACAATGTATATTGCTCCGGTAGAACAACTGAATATTACACGGCCTGACCCTGCTAACTTTAATATTCTGGTTATTGGCGGATCAGCTATCATTGAATTTGTTTCAGCTCTATTCCTGTGGGTATACCGCAGCACGTCCATTCAGCTGAACAATTTATACAATCGGGAAATGCACAACCATTCGGTTGTGATCTGTTATAAAATCGCTTCAACAATAAAAGACTCTGATGATTCGAAGCGAGCCATCATAGATAAAGTTTTAGGACGAGAGTGGTCCTACCAGATTCCGGAACCGACAGGTGCAAAGGGAATGCGTGACCTGATTACCCCGGGGGTTTCCAAGTCAAAAGAATCGTCATAA
- a CDS encoding fructose-1,6-bisphosphatase — MDLPEKEMRYLKLLAQQYPTIPAASTEIINLSAIMELPKGTEHFISDIHGEYESFLHVLSNGSGSIKRRIEEIFQDTLLKQEKQNLATLIYYPQKKLPLILKNVDYKDEWYRITLFRLIKICRISSSKYTRSKVRKALPKDFAYIIEELLHEQESAVNRQEYYNSIIKSIIDTGRAEAFIIALAELVQRLAIARLHVIGDVYDRGPGAHIIMDTLLDYHSVDFQWGNHDIVWMGAASGSKACIANVIRVSLRYSNMETLENGYAISMLPLVSLAMDVYGDDSCEQFRPKGTTDEFTENEQLLMARMHKAITVIQLKLEGQIIKRRPQYGMKDRFLLDKIDFEAGTIQIGNKSYPLLDNHFPTIDPADPYTLSEQEELVMEKICLSFANSERLQEHVRFLFSKGSMYLKYNGNLLYHGCIPMTKSGKLRHFTFDGTDHSPKKFMDRLERLARQGYFTSNNPEKKQYGQDTMWYLWSGDQSPLFGKSKMATFERYFISDSETHTEEMNPYYDFRTDEEVAKKIITEFGLDPTNGHIINGHVPVKVKKGESPVKAGGKLLVIDGGFAKAYQSKTGIAGYTLIFNSYGLLLAAHESFDSTQIAIEKAQDIHSKTEILEQNRKRIRVRDTDKGQEIGEKIKNLKNLLKAYRSGAIKESYKL; from the coding sequence ATGGATCTACCTGAGAAAGAGATGCGCTACCTGAAACTGCTTGCCCAACAATACCCGACTATTCCGGCAGCCTCTACCGAAATTATCAATCTGAGTGCAATCATGGAGTTGCCAAAAGGTACAGAGCATTTTATCTCGGATATACACGGAGAGTATGAATCGTTCTTACACGTGCTTAGCAATGGGTCAGGCTCGATTAAGAGACGCATTGAGGAGATTTTCCAGGATACCCTGCTGAAACAAGAGAAACAGAATCTGGCAACACTGATCTACTATCCGCAGAAAAAACTCCCGCTCATTTTAAAAAATGTAGATTACAAGGACGAATGGTATCGAATTACTCTTTTCAGGCTGATTAAAATTTGCCGAATCTCTTCATCAAAATATACTCGCAGTAAAGTGCGGAAAGCCCTGCCAAAGGATTTTGCCTATATCATCGAAGAGCTTTTGCATGAACAGGAAAGTGCCGTTAACCGCCAGGAATACTACAACAGTATTATTAAATCCATTATCGATACCGGTCGTGCAGAGGCATTTATTATTGCCTTGGCTGAACTGGTTCAGCGGCTGGCCATTGCCCGCCTGCATGTGATCGGGGATGTGTATGATCGCGGGCCGGGCGCACATATCATTATGGATACTCTGCTCGACTATCACTCGGTCGATTTCCAGTGGGGAAACCATGATATCGTCTGGATGGGCGCCGCTTCAGGCAGTAAAGCCTGTATTGCCAATGTGATTCGTGTCTCTCTTCGCTACTCGAATATGGAGACACTCGAAAACGGCTATGCCATTAGTATGTTGCCGCTGGTATCGCTTGCGATGGATGTTTACGGAGACGATTCCTGCGAGCAATTCAGACCCAAGGGTACAACAGACGAATTTACCGAAAATGAACAGCTCTTAATGGCGCGAATGCACAAGGCTATTACCGTAATTCAGCTGAAGCTGGAGGGGCAGATTATCAAAAGACGTCCACAATACGGAATGAAAGACCGCTTTCTCTTGGATAAGATTGATTTTGAGGCGGGTACAATTCAAATCGGAAACAAATCTTATCCCTTGCTGGACAATCATTTTCCAACTATTGATCCGGCTGATCCCTACACTCTCTCGGAGCAGGAAGAGTTGGTGATGGAAAAAATCTGTCTCTCATTTGCCAATAGCGAGCGGCTTCAGGAGCATGTCCGGTTTCTCTTTTCAAAGGGAAGTATGTACTTAAAATACAACGGTAACTTGCTCTACCACGGCTGCATTCCTATGACTAAAAGTGGAAAGCTTCGCCACTTTACCTTTGATGGCACAGACCATAGTCCCAAAAAATTCATGGACCGACTCGAGCGCCTTGCTCGTCAGGGGTATTTTACGAGCAATAATCCCGAAAAAAAACAGTATGGGCAAGATACCATGTGGTATTTGTGGAGTGGAGACCAGTCTCCGCTTTTTGGCAAATCGAAGATGGCCACCTTTGAACGCTATTTCATCAGTGACTCCGAAACTCATACCGAAGAGATGAATCCCTACTATGATTTCCGGACGGATGAAGAGGTTGCCAAAAAGATTATAACCGAATTCGGGCTTGATCCCACAAACGGCCACATCATCAATGGACATGTTCCGGTTAAAGTGAAAAAGGGCGAAAGTCCCGTTAAAGCAGGCGGTAAATTATTGGTTATTGACGGTGGTTTTGCCAAAGCGTACCAATCAAAAACCGGAATTGCCGGTTATACGCTTATTTTTAACTCCTACGGGCTTCTTCTTGCCGCTCACGAATCCTTTGATTCTACACAGATTGCGATTGAAAAAGCACAGGATATTCATTCGAAAACAGAGATTCTTGAGCAAAACAGAAAAAGAATCCGGGTTCGGGATACGGATAAGGGTCAGGAAATCGGAGAAAAGATAAAAAATCTGAAAAACCTGCTGAAGGCTTACCGCTCCGGTGCAATCAAAGAGTCGTATAAACTTTAG
- a CDS encoding 4-hydroxy-3-methylbut-2-enyl diphosphate reductase has product MARKEFEIPAIFKSPIIRKVKEANKITDPRKKDLAPTELNFGPVTFLIPRHFGFCYGVENAIDIAYRTVEENPDKNIYLLSEMIHNPTVNEDLQKRGVKFLFDTDGSVRIPIEDLSEDDVVIVPAFGTTIEIGEKLKAKGIDPYQYNTTCPFVEKVWKRGNQLGKKGYSLVVHGKHLHEETRATFSHSADHSPTVVVLNPEEAQILADIMTEKRPIEDFEKYFGHKSTDGFNPLKDLEFFGVINQTTMLATETQQVMEILKKASKERFGEENVANHFADTSDTLCYATNENQSATYALADAKPDIAIVVGGYNSSNTMHLVEILEHHCPTYHIRDAEEFDSSEKTHHFNQWEKEMKETTNWLPKDQDNLKIALTSGASCPDVLVDEVMLKVLSLFDDTKDVEEVIRPFEEKLITEG; this is encoded by the coding sequence ATGGCCCGTAAAGAGTTTGAAATCCCCGCGATATTTAAATCGCCCATCATCCGGAAGGTAAAAGAGGCAAATAAAATTACCGACCCGCGCAAGAAAGACCTTGCCCCTACAGAACTGAATTTCGGTCCGGTTACCTTTCTGATTCCCCGCCATTTCGGTTTCTGCTACGGCGTGGAGAACGCCATTGACATCGCCTACCGGACGGTTGAGGAAAATCCCGATAAAAACATCTATCTGCTCAGCGAGATGATTCACAACCCTACGGTGAATGAAGATCTGCAAAAACGCGGTGTTAAATTTCTGTTTGATACGGACGGATCGGTTCGAATTCCGATTGAGGATCTCTCAGAAGATGATGTTGTGATTGTGCCCGCATTCGGAACCACGATTGAAATTGGTGAGAAGCTAAAGGCCAAGGGTATTGATCCCTATCAGTACAACACAACCTGCCCGTTTGTTGAGAAAGTTTGGAAACGGGGGAATCAGCTTGGAAAGAAGGGATACAGCCTGGTGGTACACGGAAAGCATCTCCACGAAGAAACACGCGCAACCTTTTCACACAGCGCCGATCATTCTCCAACCGTAGTTGTACTGAACCCGGAAGAGGCACAGATCCTGGCCGACATCATGACCGAAAAACGCCCGATCGAAGATTTTGAGAAATATTTTGGCCATAAGAGCACGGATGGGTTCAATCCGCTGAAAGATCTAGAGTTTTTTGGGGTGATCAATCAAACCACGATGCTCGCTACCGAAACTCAGCAGGTGATGGAGATTTTGAAAAAAGCTTCCAAAGAGAGATTTGGAGAAGAAAATGTGGCCAATCACTTTGCCGACACATCCGACACGCTCTGCTATGCTACCAACGAAAATCAGTCAGCCACCTACGCGCTGGCTGATGCCAAGCCGGACATTGCTATTGTTGTTGGCGGTTACAACTCATCCAATACCATGCACTTGGTGGAAATCCTGGAACATCACTGCCCAACCTATCATATTCGTGATGCCGAAGAGTTCGATTCATCGGAAAAAACCCACCACTTCAATCAGTGGGAAAAAGAGATGAAAGAGACAACAAATTGGCTTCCTAAAGATCAGGATAACTTAAAAATTGCACTCACTTCAGGTGCTTCCTGTCCGGATGTACTGGTAGATGAAGTGATGCTAAAGGTTCTATCTCTGTTTGATGATACAAAAGACGTGGAAGAGGTGATTCGACCTTTTGAAGAGAAGTTGATTACGGAAGGATGA
- a CDS encoding YbbR-like domain-containing protein: MNLWNFLSDRLKVFFSSNDAEAEDPDEQNFFAREKVIAFSIAFVFALSLWFVVNMNRDFNISVEVPIELVNLPDNLALRSEVPDHATVNVTGEGWKLISLYSNPPMVNLSAESGQINLFEQIRNMSGTFADLNVMQVEPIMLTIETEEKATKRVPIVPRFDLSLQNQYGLIGEPVISPDSVTLTGAESRLEEISEWETEEVSFNNVSRSLEREVQLKQPEGNVLLDVQGITFRADVAEFTEAEVRVPVRTQNLPSGKAVSFNPSSITVRFDVPIHQYSDVQGVRPFAAFVNYEDMEQDNTGYIIPQVEKITDDFDVRLRSFQPQRVSYFNIIPD; the protein is encoded by the coding sequence ATGAATTTATGGAACTTCTTATCAGACCGTTTAAAGGTATTCTTCTCATCAAACGATGCAGAAGCTGAAGATCCGGACGAGCAAAATTTCTTTGCCCGCGAGAAGGTCATTGCATTCAGTATCGCGTTTGTTTTTGCACTTAGCCTTTGGTTTGTGGTGAATATGAACAGGGATTTCAATATCTCTGTTGAGGTGCCGATTGAGCTCGTAAATCTGCCTGATAACCTTGCCCTCCGCAGTGAAGTTCCGGATCATGCAACGGTAAATGTAACCGGAGAAGGCTGGAAATTGATTTCTCTCTACAGCAATCCTCCGATGGTGAACTTAAGTGCAGAGTCCGGACAAATTAATCTCTTTGAACAGATCCGTAATATGTCGGGTACATTTGCAGATTTGAACGTGATGCAGGTTGAACCCATCATGCTCACGATTGAAACAGAAGAAAAAGCGACAAAAAGAGTCCCGATTGTTCCCCGGTTCGATCTGAGTTTACAAAATCAATACGGATTAATAGGTGAGCCGGTGATCAGTCCGGATAGTGTAACTCTGACCGGTGCGGAATCGAGGTTAGAAGAGATTTCAGAGTGGGAAACAGAAGAGGTTTCTTTTAATAATGTGTCCAGAAGTTTGGAGCGCGAAGTACAGTTAAAACAACCCGAGGGCAACGTTTTGCTGGATGTTCAGGGAATTACGTTCCGTGCAGATGTCGCAGAGTTTACAGAAGCTGAAGTCAGGGTACCGGTGAGAACCCAAAATCTGCCATCCGGAAAAGCCGTTTCATTCAATCCGTCATCTATTACTGTTCGGTTTGATGTGCCTATTCATCAGTATTCAGATGTTCAGGGAGTACGTCCATTTGCAGCGTTTGTAAATTATGAGGATATGGAACAGGATAATACGGGATACATCATACCACAAGTGGAAAAAATTACGGATGATTTTGATGTCCGTCTAAGAAGCTTCCAGCCTCAGCGTGTCTCCTACTTTAATATTATTCCGGATTAA
- a CDS encoding DUF721 domain-containing protein → MAFGKKPESIEHLLKSFLKKIPQKTELRRGMVLHFWPEVVGEKINGVTKNLRFEGDKLFVNVESDVWRHEIHANRFSIVKRLNDKVGSKVVKEIVVRA, encoded by the coding sequence ATGGCATTTGGCAAAAAACCGGAATCGATAGAACATTTGCTGAAGAGTTTCTTGAAAAAAATTCCGCAAAAGACGGAGCTTCGCAGAGGTATGGTGCTTCATTTCTGGCCCGAGGTAGTGGGAGAGAAAATTAATGGTGTTACGAAAAATCTGAGGTTTGAGGGGGATAAGCTTTTTGTAAATGTTGAAAGTGATGTTTGGAGACACGAAATTCACGCTAACCGGTTTTCGATAGTTAAGCGGTTGAATGATAAAGTGGGCTCAAAAGTAGTTAAAGAAATAGTTGTGCGAGCTTAA
- the recF gene encoding DNA replication/repair protein RecF (All proteins in this family for which functions are known are DNA-binding proteins that assist the filamentation of RecA onto DNA for the initiation of recombination or recombinational repair.): MRINRLKLRYFRNHIETEVRFAPHINLITGQNGSGKTNLIDAIHYLCMSRSFVASSDMYVPHHDEKYFMIDGDFEGEIRSSFKVSCSYSKGDGKKIFVNDSPLDRLSDLIGMVPVVVLSPEDKKLTSDGPAERRSFLDSLISQISPRYLRDLLKFRKIRKQRNKLLQEFRGSLSMLQTYLEPWDEQLTEIGASIIYKRSEVLKQFKRYLALQYRTISELKLEPSLQYQTICEDLSSAESIQKKYHELLEDNFEKEAEREQTLIGPHRDEVVFYLDDMELRKYGSQGQHRLFSMALKMAQLFYYTDELDDLPIMLLDDVFGNLDQHKIDVITETLTKHSGQTFITSATDRPFTVSQFEGVEQNAWFTVQDGNVSTKF, translated from the coding sequence ATGCGAATAAATCGCCTCAAGCTACGATATTTTAGAAATCATATTGAGACAGAAGTCCGGTTTGCTCCGCACATCAACCTGATTACCGGTCAAAACGGGTCGGGTAAAACAAACTTGATCGATGCTATTCACTATCTCTGCATGAGCCGTAGTTTTGTAGCCTCAAGTGATATGTATGTGCCTCATCATGATGAAAAATATTTTATGATTGATGGAGATTTTGAAGGGGAAATTCGCTCATCCTTTAAAGTGAGCTGCAGTTACTCAAAGGGTGATGGCAAAAAGATTTTTGTGAACGACAGCCCATTGGATCGCCTCTCAGATTTGATTGGGATGGTTCCTGTAGTGGTGCTGAGTCCCGAGGATAAGAAACTGACCAGCGACGGACCTGCCGAACGCCGATCATTTCTGGATTCTTTGATCAGTCAGATTTCACCAAGGTATCTTCGTGATTTACTGAAATTCAGAAAAATCAGGAAGCAGCGTAATAAACTGCTTCAGGAGTTTCGCGGTTCTCTCTCGATGCTGCAAACCTACCTGGAGCCTTGGGATGAACAGCTCACAGAGATCGGGGCTTCTATCATTTATAAACGTTCTGAAGTGCTCAAGCAGTTTAAAAGGTACCTTGCCCTTCAGTACAGAACTATTTCGGAATTGAAATTGGAGCCATCCCTGCAGTATCAAACGATCTGTGAAGACCTGTCATCAGCAGAAAGTATTCAGAAAAAGTATCACGAACTGCTGGAAGACAATTTTGAGAAAGAAGCTGAACGTGAACAGACACTGATTGGCCCGCACCGTGATGAAGTGGTATTTTATCTGGATGATATGGAGCTTCGTAAATATGGTTCTCAGGGTCAGCACAGACTTTTTTCGATGGCACTAAAGATGGCACAGCTCTTTTATTACACAGACGAGCTGGATGACTTGCCGATCATGCTGCTGGATGATGTTTTTGGGAATTTAGATCAGCATAAAATTGATGTGATTACGGAAACACTGACGAAACACAGCGGACAAACGTTTATAACTTCAGCAACCGACCGGCCATTTACAGTTAGCCAGTTTGAAGGCGTGGAACAGAATGCATGGTTTACTGTTCAGGATGGTAATGTTTCAACAAAATTTTAA
- a CDS encoding trehalase family glycosidase, whose amino-acid sequence MDPQIKRIQLAGELFEAVQKKGIFSDCKQFVDMIPKDDPERILRLWEKLKDEPIFDLKTFILTYFEQPEEFHQVLDIKRKKVTKEHIQFLWSELFRKPDKAVSEFDSLIPLPHPYVVSGGSFREVYYWDSFFIAQGLRADGHEHMILNMVRNFNHLIKKFGYIPAGNRVYLTDRSQPPFYVPLADMAINLYGDDLIAEVLPVAEQEYDFWMDNSDVKGSRSVQLEFEKRQGPDDEIVVSNHNLNRYWSERIVPRQESWSRDLDAGKNLNGSNQSLFFRNIRAASESGWDFSSRWTENGNGMGSLVTTDILPVDLNTLLWVIERKISKWNSKVGNDEKSREFEKKAYQRKKSIFELMWSNADGFFFDYNFQKKEQTNSWSLAALYPLYFGMATKDQAAKVAVHLERKFLKKGGLVSSLKESGMQWDAPYGWAPMQWMAVVGLKNYGFESLSNEISRRWRELNDRVFQQTGKMVEKYNVLDLDQEDGGGDYPFQDGYGWTNGIYSALDEMAGD is encoded by the coding sequence ATGGATCCACAGATTAAACGCATACAACTTGCAGGCGAGCTATTTGAGGCTGTACAGAAGAAAGGCATTTTTTCTGATTGTAAGCAATTTGTGGATATGATTCCTAAAGATGATCCGGAACGAATTTTACGATTATGGGAAAAGCTCAAGGATGAACCCATTTTTGACCTGAAAACTTTTATCCTGACATATTTTGAACAACCGGAAGAGTTTCATCAGGTATTGGACATTAAGCGGAAAAAAGTTACAAAAGAGCATATTCAGTTCCTTTGGAGTGAACTTTTCAGAAAGCCCGATAAAGCGGTATCGGAGTTTGATTCACTTATACCGCTGCCGCATCCATATGTGGTTTCCGGTGGCAGCTTCAGGGAAGTGTACTATTGGGACAGTTTCTTCATAGCTCAGGGATTACGTGCCGACGGGCATGAACACATGATCCTGAACATGGTGCGAAATTTTAATCATCTCATTAAAAAGTTCGGTTATATCCCGGCAGGGAACAGAGTTTATTTGACTGATCGCTCACAGCCGCCGTTCTATGTCCCGTTAGCTGATATGGCGATCAACCTTTATGGCGATGATTTGATCGCCGAAGTGCTTCCAGTCGCTGAACAGGAGTATGATTTTTGGATGGATAATTCTGATGTAAAGGGGAGTCGTTCTGTTCAACTGGAATTTGAAAAGAGGCAAGGCCCGGATGATGAAATAGTCGTTTCCAACCATAATTTGAACCGATATTGGTCGGAACGCATCGTTCCACGTCAAGAGTCCTGGAGTCGTGATCTGGATGCCGGGAAAAATCTGAATGGGTCCAATCAAAGTCTGTTTTTTAGAAACATTCGTGCAGCCAGTGAATCGGGCTGGGATTTTAGCAGTCGGTGGACCGAAAATGGAAATGGTATGGGATCGTTGGTTACCACGGATATTCTGCCCGTAGATCTTAATACTTTACTTTGGGTTATAGAGCGAAAGATTTCCAAGTGGAACTCAAAAGTGGGGAATGATGAAAAATCCCGTGAATTTGAGAAAAAGGCTTATCAGCGAAAGAAATCGATTTTTGAGTTGATGTGGAGTAATGCAGATGGCTTTTTCTTCGACTATAACTTTCAAAAGAAGGAACAAACAAACAGCTGGTCACTTGCTGCTCTTTATCCACTCTATTTTGGTATGGCAACAAAAGATCAGGCTGCAAAAGTTGCAGTGCACCTTGAAAGAAAGTTTCTGAAGAAAGGTGGGTTGGTTTCCTCCTTAAAAGAATCAGGTATGCAGTGGGACGCTCCGTATGGTTGGGCGCCAATGCAGTGGATGGCAGTTGTTGGATTAAAAAATTATGGCTTTGAAAGCTTATCGAACGAAATTAGCAGGCGATGGAGAGAGCTGAATGATCGTGTATTTCAGCAAACCGGAAAAATGGTTGAAAAATATAACGTTCTGGATCTCGATCAAGAAGATGGCGGTGGCGATTATCCGTTTCAGGATGGCTATGGCTGGACAAACGGGATTTATAGTGCGCTCGATGAAATGGCCGGTGATTGA
- the eno gene encoding phosphopyruvate hydratase has product MSLIEDIHARQILDSRGNPTVEVDVVLSSGIMGRAAVPSGASTGEHEAVELRDGDEKYFLGKSVMQAVENVNDEIADELIGYPVYLQTEIDQLMIQLDGTPNKSNLGANAILGVSMAVAKAAAEVTGLPLWRYLGGVNSKVLPLPMMNIINGGSHADNNVDPQEFMIMPSGADSYSKAVQMGAEIFHNLKKVLSSKGYNTSVGDEGGFAPNLKSNEEAVEVILTAIEKAGYTPGDDVLIALDPASSEFYNTETGLYEFKWSDGSTRDADAMVEYWADWVEKYPIISIEDGMYEDDWDGWKTMTDALGDKVQLVGDDLFVTNTERLAKGIKQGVANSILIKVNQIGTLTETLDAIEMAHKNGYTAVISHRSGETEDTTIADIAVATNAGQIKTGSMSRTDRIAKYNQLFRIEEELGESAIFLGRDVFGL; this is encoded by the coding sequence ATGAGTTTAATTGAAGATATCCACGCAAGACAAATTTTAGATTCACGTGGCAACCCAACTGTTGAGGTTGATGTGGTATTGTCGAGTGGAATAATGGGAAGAGCAGCAGTTCCGTCAGGAGCTTCAACAGGTGAACACGAAGCTGTAGAACTGCGTGACGGAGATGAAAAATACTTTTTAGGAAAGAGTGTAATGCAGGCCGTTGAAAATGTAAACGACGAGATTGCTGATGAGCTGATTGGATACCCGGTTTACTTACAAACCGAAATTGATCAACTCATGATTCAGCTTGACGGTACACCGAATAAGTCGAACCTGGGTGCAAATGCTATTTTGGGCGTATCGATGGCTGTGGCAAAAGCAGCTGCAGAAGTTACCGGGCTTCCGCTTTGGAGATATTTGGGAGGAGTGAACTCGAAAGTACTTCCTCTCCCTATGATGAATATTATTAACGGCGGATCACACGCAGACAACAATGTGGACCCTCAGGAATTTATGATTATGCCATCCGGGGCAGATTCTTACAGCAAGGCTGTTCAGATGGGAGCAGAGATCTTTCATAACCTGAAAAAGGTTCTTTCTTCGAAAGGATATAATACTTCCGTAGGCGACGAAGGTGGATTCGCACCGAATCTGAAATCGAATGAGGAAGCTGTTGAGGTAATCCTTACAGCCATTGAAAAAGCGGGATATACTCCGGGCGATGATGTATTGATCGCATTAGACCCTGCATCTTCTGAGTTTTATAATACAGAAACAGGACTCTATGAATTTAAGTGGAGCGACGGTTCAACTCGTGATGCCGATGCAATGGTTGAATACTGGGCCGACTGGGTGGAAAAATATCCGATCATCTCTATCGAAGATGGAATGTATGAAGATGATTGGGACGGCTGGAAAACCATGACGGACGCTTTAGGAGACAAGGTTCAGCTTGTGGGCGATGACCTGTTTGTTACAAATACCGAAAGACTGGCAAAAGGCATTAAACAAGGAGTTGCAAATTCTATTCTCATTAAAGTGAACCAGATCGGGACATTAACCGAAACTCTGGATGCCATTGAAATGGCTCATAAAAACGGATATACGGCGGTGATTTCTCACAGATCGGGTGAAACGGAGGATACAACGATTGCTGATATCGCAGTAGCCACCAATGCCGGACAGATTAAGACCGGTTCAATGAGCCGTACGGATCGTATTGCAAAGTATAATCAACTATTCCGTATCGAAGAGGAGTTGGGTGAAAGTGCAATCTTTTTAGGTAGAGATGTTTTTGGGCTTTAA
- a CDS encoding HAD family hydrolase, with protein sequence MKPILLFDIDGTLLHVRKKFLHEVIHQILKEFKLTSVSLKNRSFAGRTDRDIFSELILEHSQTDDLYDSISSRYISLMTENLSATDVEAIDGIFGMIEFAQKHDLHIGLCTGNYREVAQAKVEAIGLEGTFLFGGYGCNHHDRIHLPKLAKLEYQDVFKRTARAEDFIIIGDTPNDIRCARHFGARVIAVTTGSFSFDQLTDHKPDLILDSLEEPDKWMPKFTTTNQK encoded by the coding sequence ATGAAACCTATTCTTCTGTTCGATATAGACGGCACACTTCTTCATGTGAGAAAAAAATTCCTACATGAAGTTATACATCAAATATTAAAGGAGTTTAAACTCACTTCAGTTTCTTTAAAAAATCGATCTTTTGCAGGGCGAACAGATCGGGATATATTTTCTGAGCTTATTTTGGAGCACTCTCAAACCGATGATCTTTATGATTCCATCTCTTCCAGATATATCTCTTTAATGACTGAGAACTTATCAGCTACTGACGTTGAAGCAATAGATGGTATTTTTGGCATGATTGAATTTGCCCAAAAACACGACCTGCATATTGGACTTTGTACGGGGAACTACAGAGAAGTGGCACAAGCCAAGGTGGAAGCTATTGGTTTGGAAGGAACGTTTTTGTTTGGAGGGTACGGTTGTAATCATCACGATAGAATTCATTTGCCAAAACTGGCAAAACTTGAATATCAGGATGTTTTTAAAAGAACTGCCCGCGCTGAAGATTTTATTATCATCGGCGATACCCCTAACGATATTCGTTGCGCACGACATTTTGGTGCCCGGGTCATCGCAGTTACAACCGGGAGTTTTAGTTTTGATCAGTTAACAGATCACAAACCTGACTTAATCCTCGATTCTTTGGAAGAACCTGACAAGTGGATGCCCAAATTTACCACAACCAACCAAAAGTGA